CGTACCCGGCCGCCGTACCCGGGGACGGGGCCCGGCCTACAGGTCGGCGAGTCGGTCGCGGGCGTCCATCAGCGCGAACCCCAGCAGGTTGAGTCCCCGCCAGCGGGCCGGGTCGCACGCCCGCTCGTCGTCGGCGGCGAGGCCGATGCCCCAGACGCGGTCCACCGGGCTCGCCTCCACCAGGACCCGGCCGCCGGTGCCCAGCAGGTAGCCCGCGAGCCGCGGGTCCTGCCCGAACTTGTGGACGCTGCCCGCCACCACGATCCCGTACCGCTCGCGCCGCCACACCTCCTCGTCGAAGCCGCGCACCAGCCGGCCCGCCTTCTTCG
This portion of the Streptomyces changanensis genome encodes:
- a CDS encoding NADAR family protein; this translates as MERLEALTQQVSRGERVKWLHFWGHRPRPDGRLGPSCLSQWWPSPFTVDGVRYATAEHWMMAAKARLFGDARAERQAVEAANPALAKKAGRLVRGFDEEVWRRERYGIVVAGSVHKFGQDPRLAGYLLGTGGRVLVEASPVDRVWGIGLAADDERACDPARWRGLNLLGFALMDARDRLADL